cgcaaaacgtcaagaattttttgccggtgaactgtgtcccgttgtcggtgatgatggtgttagggaccccaaacctatagataatgtcagtgaagaatatcactgcttgctcggatttgatttggttgatcagatgagcctcgatccatttggagaacttatcgattgctacgagtagatgggtgtagcccctgggggccctctgtagaggcccgaccatgtcgagcccccacacggcaaacggccacgtaatggggatggtttggagggccagggccgggaggtgcgcctgccgagcatagtactggcatccctcataggagcgtactagcttggtggcgtcggcaaccaccatcggccagtagaacccttggtggaaagcgtttccaacgagcgtccgaggcatcgcatggtgcccgcaggcccctgcgtgcaagtcccaaagcagggctcggcctgcctcggtggtgatgcatcgttggaggacaccggagggactttGCCTGTATAATTCGCCATTGCAGAGGACTTAAGTTTTGGCTTgccacgcaagccatcgggctttggtcctatcactaggaagctctccttgagtgagccaatcaaggaacaggactcgccagtccgtgtccTAGTCGATCTGGGGAGGCTCTAcatcgacttccatgacctcaggctcggccgaaggagtctcggcgGCAAAGGGGGCATCGAGCCCCGCCGTGGGTTCGACCGATGGGCCCTCCTCTGCCGCCGAGgcatagtcaatggaaggtttatgGAGGTCCctagcaaagacgttcggggggaccggagcccatgccgaggccatctttgctagttcattggcggcctcgttgtacttccgcgcgatgtggttgagtttgagaccatcgaacttgtcttctaggcgacgtaccaacttgtagtatgcctccattttggggtcgaggcagttcgactccttcatgacttgatcgacgatgagctgcgagTCACCCCGGATGTCGAGATGCCGTACcctaagttcgatggcgacttgcaagccgttgacgagggcctcgtactcggccgcattgttggaggcggcgaagtggagccacaccatgtagcgtatgtgtactccgaggggcgagatgaagagcagacccgcgcctgccccggtcttcgtcagagacccgtcgaagtacatggtccagcattctgtctgaatttgagcaggtggcagttgggtgttggtccactcagccacaaaatcagccaagacctaagacttaatcactttccgaggcgcaaaagtcaaggcttcccccataagctcgatggcccacttggctatcctgcccgaggcctcccggttatggactatctctcccaaggggaaagacgataccacggtcactgggtggaattcgaagtagtgacgcagcttgcgccgggccaggactacggcgtagaccagcttctggatatgGGGGTAGCAcattttggtctcagagagcactttgctgatgaagtaaataggtcgttggatgggtagagcgtgcccttcttcctgcctctctaccactacggcagcgctgaccacttgggtcgttgcggcgacatagagtaagagggcctcatccctggccGGCGATACCAGGATGggtggattggtgagcagtgctttgagcctgtcgagggcttcttcggcctcgggggtccaagaaaagcgttcggattttctcaagaggcggtacagagttaagcctttttcgccgaggcacgagatgaagcggctcagggccacaaggcatcccatgaccctctacactcccttgaggtcttggattggtcccatgctggttacggctgataccttctctgggttggcctcgatgccacattctgagactatgaaccctaagagcatgcttcggggaaccctgaacacatacttctcggggttgagcttgatgcccttttctctgaggcatttgaaggctatctccaggtcatcgatgagatccccggcctttctggacttgaccacgatgtcgtccacataggcctcgatggttcgcccaatgtgctcgccaaaaacctgggtcatgcaccgctggtatgtggcttctacgtttctgaggccaaaaagCATAGTCACGTAACAGTACATGCCGAacggtgtgataaaagaagtcgcgagctagtcggactctttcatcttgaattGATGGGAACCAGAGTACGCATCAGGGAAAGACAGAGTCTCacatcccgtagtggagtcaacgatttgatcgattcagggtaatgggaaggggacttttggacaggctttattcaaaccggtgtaatcTAGACACATCCttcacttcccatttttcttcttgaccaacacaGGGTTAGCTAACAACTCTGGATGtgatacctccttgatgaatccggccgccaagagcTTCTGCAACTCCTCGTCAATGGTCCTACGTTTTTCCTTGTCGAAttggcgtaggcgctgcttcaccggcctggAGCTAGCCcgaatgtccaaggcatgctcggcgacctccctcggtatgcctagcatgtccgagggactccacgtgaaCATATCGGCATTAgcatggagaaagtcgatgagcacggcttcctatttgatgtcgagagtggcgctgatcctcagtgcccggtcgtcggggcacgtagggtcgactgggacgagtttgatggcctccgtgggctcaaAAGTCCTGGCTCGACGCTTGGGCTCGGGCAGGTGGCTGCCGAGTCGGTCAAggtcgacgatgagggtctcggcctccacaagagcctcggcatactcgatgcactcgacgtcgtagtcgtatgcatgttcatacaTCGACTTAATCATGATGATGCCgctgggacccggcatcttgagcttgaggtaggtgtagttggggaccgccatgaacttggcgtagcacggccgccccaagacggcatggtaggttcctttgaacccaaccacctcgaaggtaaggacctccttgcggtagttggagggggtgccgaagcaaatgggaaggtcgatgcgcccgaggggtcacgtgtgCTTCCccagcacgatgccgtggaaaggtgtggCGTCACCTTGGAGCCATGACCGGTCGATCTCTAGGAGCTCcaaggtgttggcatagaggatgttgaggccattgcctccgtccatcaacaccttggtgagtcgggtgttgccgatgattgggtcgacaacgagtgggtactgctcgggattcaggacatggtcggggtggtcatcttgatcaaaggtgattgcttctCGAGACCAGTCAAAGTTGGGGAGTGGCTACCTTAACCAAGAAGACCtctcggtgttccctctttcgctggcgcgccataaggcacgccgagggtccgccaaagatcatgaaggcgttgtgcacctcggggaacccttcgtccttgtcgtcgtcctagTCGTTGGCACCCTTCTTCTTGgtatcgtcgtcggggagcccgagcttggtgtaATAACGTtggagcatggtgcaatcctcgagggcgtgcctcactgggccctggtgataagggcagggcttctttagcatgtcgtcaaagagctcggggcccctagggcctcggggattcttgcgctccgcGGCCGCAACTAGATTAGCCTTGAGcatctcctgcttcccctggcgaccctttttctttttcctagagaggcagggagccgaggcctcggtggcctcgtccctccgcttccccttggcatcgttgtcgaggaagatggctccaacagcctcttcgcctgaggcaaagttggtggcaatgtcgaggagcgcggcagctgaTCGCGACacgttctggcctaactctcggaccaagtctcggtaggtggtgccagagaggaaagcttggacgatttccgagtcaccaacgctgggcaacttggtgcactgtttggagaagcgtcggatgaagtctcggagagactcgttcgGTTTCTagcgatagctcttaaggtcccaggagtttccagggcgcacgtatgtgccctagaagttcctgacaaagaccctaaccaagtcgcgccagtcgtggatctgtgagggaggaaggtgttcgagccaggctcgcgatgagtctgataagagcaaggggaggttgcggatgatgagtaggtcatcgttcGCGCTGCCTAGCTAACAagctaggcggtaatcggcaagccagagctcgggattggtctcgccgctatactttgtgaggttggccggttggcgaaaccgggctagaaactgagcgctgcggatggccctgctaaagacaCGGGGGCCAGGCGGTTTGGGAGAGGGACTACGGTCCTCCTCACTATCGTAGCGGCTGCCccgatgcggatggtagcctcgagCGGGCCCCTCACTGTCGTGGCGCCATCGTCggctgaccacctcgtggtcacccTACGCCTCATGTCGGTTGTCGAGGCAGTCGTGGACCGAGGGGACCCTATTGATTGTCGGTGcctgagcgggctcgggacgaaccgaggcctccctatcctaccgatgCGGTGTCGAGGGGAGGTCCAAGGTGGCTCCATGCCactgggaggcggaactctcagcctgctgcactgcggcggtctcgaggagatcttgGAGCTCGCCGTGAACCCGTCGCccttccgtggtagagggctcgggcatcgcgcgcactagcatcgccgcagccgcgacattctggctagcgcgattgaagattgggggacggtcgtccccttcgtcgtcgttgatgcggtggtgcacgtcgcAAGCCTACCACCGGGCTCCTCCACCGTCACCgtggccctgctgctcctgctcgagagtgttttggagctgttgcagaaggagtcgatcttgctcgaccttggcctgaagctcacggagctgctctaggtctgggcgtcgaAGTTGTCCGAGGGCATGGTTCTCGTTCTGTGCTGCCGGCGGGACAATGCATGAGGGCgtggcatcgcccgttccctgatgaagcggagtacggttgcctaccccctcgtcctcatcgcccgtgcttggcatcccaagtccgacgtggaagtactcacgagtgggatcataagtaccttcgtcgtcagagtcggagtagccaaagcaatagtcactcgcggccaggaagcaacgcatggcttcagggtcgcgaagtccggagaaatccactccggcccatgcctcgtcctccttcgaggagttggcgtgggagtgagtcgaagtcacggtaccgaagtcgagggcgaagcgttggtggtgtCCTGAGGGCTCCACGTGAAtggaagcgtaggcataagcataggaggcagcagcatttctcaacccgaaggggcaTGGAGATGGTGCCATTGCCGGATTCCGCTTTGCTGGAGCCGGCGCCTCAGGATGTAGCGGAGCAGAGCTCGGTGACGAGGTGTTGCCACACGCCATCGGTGTCTctcctttgtccaggctcaggccaggcaggtccccaaccagggaccttgtgccaacagctgggcacgGGATACCGGCAGAGCACGGCGTGTCGTCCTGGGTTCGCGTGGTGTCGGCATGGCCCCACTCACGTCGCGCCTGGCGAGCAcaacgagagcggccgcccgggcgcctcCTGCGCCTGGGCTATGGGTGCGTGACGTCGTCGTCGGTAGGCGGGGCtcagggtgtgaggagtaccatgtcgtactcgtgccctagagacatgaactctaggctcccaaaccagaccaccatgccgagacgcagtggtcgtatggggtctgccatccagaacttgttgggatgacgaagctgacacgcagagtcccctacctagcgccaactgtcggtgtttcggaccgagggGTCCTAAACCAACTGgtaaatttgtactgcatgtacccaatctcggatggtgatgcaaagagacacaaggtttatactggttcaggcaatcgatgccctacgtccagtctgagagatcgatcttgtattccttgcaccgaagtgcttgtagtagggggttacaagctgggtgagagagtgagctagtcctaggtctcggcgtaGAGCGGTgcaggctgcttgagacgtttCTCTCAGGCCGCGGGAGAGTGTGCGTGAATTGAGTGAGTGTGTTTGCGCGAGTCTAGGTCTAATCGCCCGTGTCCCCCCTCAAAActgccctggtccctcccttttatagttggaggggggacaagggtaataCATTCGCTAGTTACACGGCGTCGTGCGGACGGAGGCGGCGTGtccaagccctgtagcctgttcctgcgGCGGCGTGGCCGACGgtgtggtccgtccttgaagtactggggcgacgcgctggtcacatccgatcctgtgcgtcatggaagCTCCAGTGCTATCTCGAAGCGGGTGCGGAAGTCGGCGTGTTGGTCATCGTGTGTTGACTGTGcgggaagccgaggctcagttggtgccgagaccgggccatcgtgggaggctcggtagacgtgaatcccggagttgccgagaccctgaagtggattgccgaggcttggagggagtagttggtgacatacgctgattctgaggctatggtgTCCCGGACTTGaccccccatgccgcgttgtctctggggtgggggttaggtggcacagtgtagtgcaggcgctgatcgtgggcacagcaccagagcacaatggccggtaatccccgccgtgcccggtCCAGGACGGTATGGCGTAGACGTGACTTCCCATCTTGTCGACCGCTCCACAGTGTCGAGCTGTCGTCCGGCTgatattgcgggagtggttggcgcattaatggaACACGACACGCTGTCGGGGATACTGGCCGAGGCGGAAGCGACGGGTCGTTGCTgagccggcttcgagcgagacggagaatcgacatctcgtccgaggctttatgtGCAGGGAAAATAAGCTGTCAGAAGCAATATCGCTGTTGGATGATATGATTGAGAATGGAGTACAAGCCAATGCCGTACCATTTACCATTCTAATTGATAAGCATGTCAGGAAGTTTGGGTCTGATTCCTCCAAAATGATATCTGGTAGGATGGCTGTGGCAGGTGTTAAGCCTGACGTTGTCACTTATACAGTATTTATACGCTCCTATTGTCAAGAGGGAAGGATGGAAGATGCTGAAtccatgatggttcagatgatcGATCATGGTGTTCGCCCTAATTTAGCCACATATAACACATTGATTAAAGGATATGCAAATCTTGGACTAATCAGTCAAGCATTTTCATCTTTTAAGAACATGGTTGATAATGGATGCAAGCCAAATGACGAGTCTTACACAGTTCTCCTTGGACTGCTACTAAAGAAAAATTCCTTCCATGACTTAGTTTCCAATTCTATTAATGTATGGAAAACAGTTGACATGAAAGTTCTCAAGGAACTTTTGGAGGAGGTGATTAAGCTTCAGTGCACCTCAGCCAGCTATATTTATGATTGTTTTATTAGGTGTTTGTGCAAAGTTGATAGATTGGAGGAAGCAAAAAGTTTTCTCGTAGGGACGCAGAGTGCTGACTTGACCCCAAGTGAGGATGTATATACTTGTATGATAGAATGTTGCTACGGAATGAAATTGCTAAAAGAAGCTTTAAGGTTTCTTGATTCAATGGTGGAAAGAGGCTATTTACCACGTTTAGAATCTTATAGGTATATTATTTGTGCTCTTTGTGAGGAGGGAAGCTTTCATACTGCTAAAAGCATTTTTGGTGACATGTTGTCAAAGGAATACAACTGTGATGAGATTGTTTGGAAGATTTTGATTGATGGCTTCTTACAAAACGGAAACACTGCTGACTGCTCCCGTCTGCTATCGTTCATGGAGGAACAGAATTGTCGTCCTACTTCTGCAATATATGCTAGGCTGACAAGTGAAATAACAGTTGCAAGTGAAGCTCAGGAAATTGCTACATGAATATGGACAAACCGACCAACCTTAGTGTTGGTGTTGATGGGTCCATCAATCAGTACAAGGTACATGACTAATGTGCTCAAgcattatatatattctttctttaTGTTTTTGTTAGCATTGGACTACTGTTAATAAATGTTCATGATAAAGCATTGATTCTTGAATTCGTCTACAGTTAATGTAGCGGAATTCCCTATTGAACTTGGTAGTTTTAGAGGGCTTAAATATTGATAGTCAGCTTCATTCTAATGTTATATAGCACACAGTGCATTCAACCTTATTTTGTTTGCTCAATTTCTCAAGGGGCATTATTATCCTTTTGAAATATTGTATTCTGCTTGTGCGGATGCGTGAATTGAAAGCATAAAACACTTTGGCACGCGCCGGCCTCGCGCATGCCTGCCGATTGTTCTTGCTAATGCCACTGCAGGGGTGCGCGCGCACCCCTTTCACATACGCGGCCCTGCTCCAGGGGCTATGTGGCGCTGGGATGGTGCGCGAGGCGATGGCGGTTTTTGCTGGGATGCAGCCTGATGGCTGTGCCCCTGATTTGCACGTCTACAGCACAATGGTGCACGGGTTATGTGGGGCAGGACGAGCTGGAGAGGCAGTTGCGCTGCTCACAGAGGCAATGGAGAAGGGATTTGTGCCGAATGTTGCTGTACACAATGCTTTGATCGATGGCTACTGCAGTACTGGGGACTTGGAGCTCGCAGATGATGTCTTCAAGGGGATGCAGAGTAAAGGGTGCTTGCCGAACGTCGGCACATATACTGAGCTGATATGTGGGTTTTGCAAGTTGGGGAAAGTAGAGAGGGCCATGGTACTATACAGTCGGATGGTTGAGGCAGGTTTAGCTCCAAATGTGGTGACATACACAACCTTAATTCAGGGGCAGTGCAACGAGGGGCACTTGGAACATGCTTTTTATGCTGCTTTATTCAATGGAGGCAAGTGGGCTGGTCCCTAATGAGTGGACTTGCTTAGTGCTGATCGATGCTTTGTGCAAACGTGGGAGAATTGAGGAAGCTCAGCAGTTTCTCGGGTCTCTTGTTCAGGAGGGAATTAAGGTGAATCAGGTTGTCTACACCAGTATGATAGATGCATTGTGCAGGGCGGGGAACTTTGATGGTGCTCATAATCTGATGCAGAAAATGGTCACAGAAGGGTTTGTGCCAGACACCCACACATACAGTTCGCTTATTGATGGACTATGCAGGGAAAATAAGCTGTCAGATGCAATATCGCTGTTGGATGATTAAGAATGGAGTACAAGCCAACGCCGTACCATTTACCATTCTAATTGATAAGCATGTCAGGGAGTTTGGGTCTGATTCTCCAAAATTGATATCTGATAGGATGGCTGCTGCAGGTGTTAAGCCTGATGTCATCACTTATACAGTATTTATACGCTCCTATTGTCAAGAAGGAAGGATGGAGGATGCTGAAtccatgatggttcagatgatcGATCATGGTGTTCGACCTAATTTAGCTACATATAACACATTGATTAAAGGATATGCAAATCTTGGACTAGTCGGTCAAGCATTTTCATCTTTTAAGAACATGGTTGATAATGGATGCAGGCCAAATGATGAGTCTtacacagttttttttttttttgaaacaatggcaggagctctgcctttcattCAAGACGAATGAAGTTTATATACATGCAAAGGTAGCCAAGCGTGGCGCCAAACACCACGAAAGGTTAGCTCACCCACGCAACGCGGTAGAGTATACACTATCAtgagtcatcgttgccgagcatggTTGCAAAGCAGCCAGCAGCTACGACTTCCCATGGCAAAACACCGACGAACCCATCCTAAGATGTCAGACCAACGGACCCGAAGCAGGAGGCTGCAACAGGTCATCGTTGTCGAGCTCAACGGCTTCgcgaagagcagctccgacttcctgcCTTGATCCCACGCCCCGCCCGCGGCGATTGCCGAGCCTCTAAAGCTGAAACCCAGCCGTCGGAGAAGGAGGGTTCGACCCGCGTCATCGTCGCCGagctacatcccctgatgcagcaGCTCTGACTTCACGATGCAGAACTCGCCGTCTCGCGTCAACCGGGCGCCGAGAGGCGGAGGACATCCGCCGAAGGAGACATCACGGCCGAGACGAATTTCCACAgtgacgccttcaggaagggtaCGACGCCGATTGCGCCGCCGTCGCTTGTCCAGGAATGGACCGGGTTTCCACCCGTGGAAGACATGGCTGGGGGCACGAGAACACGACGCCCCCAACAAGGAAATCGACGCCCACAGGCGTCGTTGTCGCCAAGGCTTTCGCCCGAGGTGTCCCTAGCACATACGTCGAGCCAAGATGCCGGACTCTAGCtgtcgccaccgtcgtcgtcactGCCATCCCGCAGAAGCCCCTCTAGAGGGGCATCGACGCGCCGGCTGATCACAGCAGCCGCACAGCTGCGTCGGCCGCCACCCCCTCCGACCGGGCAACATGCAGAGCTGGACTTACCCTGCCACGCGCGTCACCCTGCCGCACGCCAAAGCCGTCGCTAGCTGTCGTCGCCGGCTCAAGCACCCGCCGTCGACGCTGCCGACCTCCGCCAGCCACCGTCAGGCGCATGCCCCACCACGGGCGCCGCCCCCTGCCCTGGGGGCACCGGATCTGGCCGTCAGGGCGCCAGACCCAGTGTCCCCGGCtggcgccgccgcctccacgccaTGGTCGAGGAGGAAATGGGGAAGCGGAGGAAGGAGCCCCCGCCACCGCCCGGCGCCTGCACGGGCACTGGCCAGCGCCACCGCAGCCGCAGCAGGTGGCCCCGTCGATCCCTAAGCGGCTCGCGCGAGGGCACGCCCCGCCGTCCCGCTACTACGCACGCCGCCAACAACA
This DNA window, taken from Miscanthus floridulus cultivar M001 chromosome 13, ASM1932011v1, whole genome shotgun sequence, encodes the following:
- the LOC136499979 gene encoding uncharacterized protein, with product MAVPNYTYLKLKMPGPSGIIMIKSMYEHAYDYDVECIEYAEALVEAETLIVDLDRLGSHLPEPKRRARTFEPTEAIKLVPVDPTCPDDRALRISATLDIK
- the LOC136499980 gene encoding LOW QUALITY PROTEIN: pentatricopeptide repeat-containing protein At5g65560-like (The sequence of the model RefSeq protein was modified relative to this genomic sequence to represent the inferred CDS: inserted 2 bases in 1 codon; deleted 1 base in 1 codon), with amino-acid sequence RAGLAHACRLFLLMPLQGCARTPFTYAALLQGLCGAGMVREAMAVFAGMQPDGCAPDLHVYSTMVHGLCGAGRAGEAVALLTEAMEKGFVPNVAVHNALIDGYCSTGDLELADDVFKGMQSKGCLPNVGTYTELICGFCKLGKVERAMVLYSRMVEAGLAPNVVTYTTLIQGQCNEGHLEHAFMLLYSMEASGLVPNEWTCLVLIDALCKRGRIEEAQQFLGSLVQEGIKVNQVVYTSMIDALCRAGNFDGAHNLMQKMVTEGFVPDTHTYSSLIDGLCRENKLSDAISLLDDXKNGVQANAVPFTILIDKHVREFGSDSPKLISDRMAAAGVKPDVITYTVFIRSYCQEGRMEDAESMMVQMIDHGVRPNLATYNTLIKGYANLGLVGQAFSSFKNMVDNGCRPNDESYTVFFFFETMAGALPFIQDE